One window from the genome of Macaca fascicularis isolate 582-1 chromosome 7, T2T-MFA8v1.1 encodes:
- the DIO3 gene encoding thyroxine 5-deiodinase, protein MPSQAASRLVVGEGEGSQGASGPAATMLRSLLLHSLRLCAQTASCLVLFPRFLGTAFMLWLLDFLCIRKHFLGRRRRGQPEPEVELNSEGEEVPPDDPPICVSDDNRLCTLASLKAVWHGQKLDFFKQAHEGGPAPNSEVVLPDGFQSQRILDYAQGNRPLVLNFGSCTUPPFMARMSAFQRLVTKYQRDVDFLIIYIEEAHPSDGWVTTDSPYIIPQHRSLEDRVSAARVLQQGAPGCALVLDTMANSSSSAYGAYFERLYVIQSGTIMYQGGRGPDGYQVSELRTWLERYDEQLHGARPRRV, encoded by the coding sequence ATGCCTAGCCAGGCCGCGTCGCGGTTGGTGGTCGGAGAGGGCGAGGGGTCCCAGGGGGCTTCGGGGCCTGCAGCCACCATGCTCCGCTCCCTGCTGCTTCACTCCTTGAGGCTCTGCGCCCAGACCGCCTCGTGCCTCGTGCTCTTCCCGCGCTTCCTCGGCACGGCCTTCATGCTTTGGCTCCTCGATTTCTTGTGCATCCGCAAGCATTTCCTGGGCCGCCGCCGCCGGGGGCAGCCCGAGCCCGAAGTGGAGCTCAACAGTGAAGGCGAGGAGGTGCCTCCCGATGACCCGCCCATCTGCGTGTCCGACGACAACCGCCTGTGCACCCTGGCGTCGCTCAAGGCGGTGTGGCATGGCCAGAAGTTGGATTTCTTCAAGCAGGCTCACGAGGGCGGTCCGGCGCCCAACTCCGAGGTGGTTCTGCCCGACGGCTTCCAGAGCCAGCGCATCCTCGACTACGCGCAAGGGAACCGCCCGCTGGTTCTCAATTTCGGCAGCTGCACCTGACCACCGTTCATGGCGCGCATGAGCGCCTTCCAGCGCCTGGTCACCAAGTACCAGCGCGACGTCGACTTCCTCATCATCTACATCGAGGAAGCGCACCCCTCCGACGGCTGGGTCACCACTGACTCCCCCTACATCATCCCGCAGCACCGGAGCCTGGAAGACCGGGTCAGCGCAGCTAGGGTACTGCAGCAAGGCGCGCCCGGCTGCGCTCTGGTCCTCGACACCATGGCCAACTCCAGCAGCTCGGCCTATGGCGCCTACTTCGAGCGTCTCTATGTCATCCAGAGTGGCACTATTATGTACCAAGGTGGCCGTGGCCCCGACGGCTACCAGGTCTCTGAGCTGCGCACTTGGTTGGAACGCTATGATGAGCAACTGCATGGCGCTCGGCCCCGGAGGGTGTAA